In the Helianthus annuus cultivar XRQ/B chromosome 11, HanXRQr2.0-SUNRISE, whole genome shotgun sequence genome, one interval contains:
- the LOC110890080 gene encoding ubiquitin-conjugating enzyme E2-17 kDa — MASKRIQKELKDLQKDPPASCSAGPAGEDMFHWQATILGPSDSPFSGGVFLISIHFPPDYPFKPPKVSFRTKVFHPNINSNGSICLDILKEQWSPALTISKVLLSICSLLTDPNPDDPLVPEIAHMYKNDRAKYETTARAWTQKYAMG; from the exons ATGGCTTCAAAGAGGATTCAAAAGGAGTTGAAGGACTTGCAAAAGGACCCCCCTGCTTCATGCAGTGCTG GCCCTGCTGGTGAAGACATGTTCCATTGGCAAGCGACCATTTTGGGTCCTTCAGATAGCCCGTTTTCTGGAGGAGTATTTCTCATCTCCATTCACTTCCCTCCGGATTACCCATTTAAGCCACCAAAG GTTTCCTTCCGAACCAAGGTATTCCATCCAAATATAAACAGCAACGGTAGCATCTGCCTTGACATTCTCAAAGAACAGTGGAGTCCTGCACTTACCATCTCTAAG GTTTTGCTTTCAATTTGTTCATTGTTGACAGACCCGAACCCTGATGATCCATTGGTGCCTGAGATTGCTCATATGTACAAGAATGATAGGGCCAAGTATGAGACCACCGCTCGAGCTTGGACCCAGAAATATGCCATGGGTTAA